The Brevibacillus choshinensis genome includes the window GCCATGAACCATACAACGACTTGCATCTCTTTGAAGTATCCCTTCGTCCCTCTGCTTTCCGTCCTTGCCACTACAGAGGTTCGATGCAAGCTGCTCCACAGAAGTCATTGCCAGAGGAAGCAAACGCCAAGCGGTCATGCATAAAGGCACGGTGGTGGCAGGAACTTTTTCCAACGATTCGAAACAATTATGAAAAAAAACCAAAACCACCACGAAAAAACCGTGGTGGTTTGCCATATCTATTTCGCAAGTTCTCTTTCTGGTGCTGTTACACCACCACCATACAGCTTCTTCATCACACGCTCCCAAAACGGGATAAAACGTTTGATCAACGGTCCAATCGAGAAAGCCGTGACAAGAGTCCCTACAGAAACAGGGCCACCGAGCAAAAAGCCTAACAATGTAACCGTACACTCAATTCCGATCCTGACTTTGCTAATATCCCATCCTGTACGTTCGTGCAAAGCCAGCATAAAACTGTCGCGTGGTCCTGCCCCTAAGCGCGGAGAGATGTACATCCCCGTACCAAACGTATAGATCAGAAGACCAGCTGCGAATAAAACCATTCGCTCCACCACTGTGCTGCCGACTGGAATCCACCCAAGCCACATGAACAAATCAATAAACAATCCGAAGAAAAACATGTTTAGAAACATTCCTACGCTTGGCTTGATTTTGCCGATGACATAGGAAGAGACAATAATCATTAATCCGACGATCTGTGACCATGTACCGATGGTCAATCCAAATGTTTTCTGTAGCCCGATATGCAAGGTATCCCATGGTGCTACACCTAAATTGGCCTCAATCATCGTTCCGATTCCAAAACCCATTACAGCTAAGCCCAGCATGAATACGCTGTACTGAATGACTACCGGGTGTAGCGTGTACTTTTTTCCCATTGTTTGTTCCCCCTAAGGGACGTAGCCCTTTTCTGTTGTCCTGTTTCAGGACGCGACAGGGGGTGATTGAGCGAATGCTCCCCAACATCTAACCATCACAGACACCTTCTTTCATGACCGTTGAATCCTCTACTTGAGTTCCAATCATTGTCGTACAATTCACTCCACTTGTCTATCTATTCTGCAATTTTTCAAATACTTTCATGGCCTGCTCAGCTGTTGGAACGGTACGTACATTCTATTCTGCGAATTCTTGGGCAATTGGAAGCGAGCTCTTTTGGATCTCGTCAGCGGCTGCCTTAACGTCATAAGACGTCCTGCGAAACTCATGTCCATTTGGTCCAATCAACAACCAGTAGGCTCCTGGCTCGTCAGCGTAGGGCATGCCCACACTTCCTGCATTCAGAATACGGACATGACCCACTTCCAGCTCAAATTGGATATGCGTATGCCCACAGATGACGGTATTTTGCTTTACGTCACGAAAGATCTCATCGAGTCTATTCTGTAAGGTAAGCGGGGTGAAAATTTCCTCATCACTATCCGGAGTCGCATGACAAAAGAGCACTTCCCCTAACCCTTCTACCGAATGAGTGCTATGTGCAGGTAATTGGCTTAGAAAATCACGATGCGAGGATTGTAATTGCTTCGCTACCCACTCCGTCGTTTCACGTCCTTTCTCAGACATTTCAGGACGAAGAGGACTACCTTCGTACGCAGTGACGACTTCACGATCGCAATTGCCACGAATGAATCGGATGGGCGTCTTTACCTGAAAGAGCCGCTCAAGTGTCTCCACGGGCATCGGTCCAGAGATGATATCTCCTCCGATTACGATCAAATCTGGTGCAACTTCCTCCAGCTCATTCAGAACCGCATGTAACGCAGGCAAATTTCCGTGAATATCATAAAGCGCTGCCATTTTCATATCGTGTTCACTCCTTTGGATACCAGATTTCATCGCGATTTCAGTCGCTCACATTGTAGCAAATATTAGGAATTTTTACCATTTTCACAATGAATGAAAGGGCCCTATTCAAGGGGATTTTACAGGGCATAAGAAGGCCTATCTTTCCACAACCTACCTATCAAGGAGGTGGATAGAAATGGACGTTAAAAAACGGGAATCCCAGCATGAGCCAACTGTAGCCCCTAGCATGAATGGTCATGATCCGCTCGAAGAAGAAGCAAGGTCGGAAGAGATAGAAACCGGCGAATACACATCCGTAACCAAGCTATTTCTCGATCGCACCCCGGAAGACTAGGAACGGGAGATTGTAAGGGAACGAACAGCAGTCCTAATAGCCATTGGTTTACACCAAAAGAAAACCACCTACGAGGTGGTTTTTGTACAATCGATCACTAGTGTTTACTTCGCCATTTTTGTCGCCTGTGTTGCTTACCTTTGGTCGATAGTGAATGGCCCTTTCCAATTCCCTTTGATCGTGTCAATTCGAATGGCATTTATCATTTACAGCTTGATTATCTTCGGCAATTTTTCTCCACTGTCTACAAAGGCAATGACGCCTTCCGGTTTGTCCCGCTATGTCGTACGTTGAGTTTTCTACCTGTTCTCCATCTACCTTTCCATCCGTACGCACTTCCAATCCAGTCGTATCGAACTTGAACGGTACAAGTCTTGTTCTTTCATCTGAGGGCCCCCTGAAATTGTAATTGTATACACCTTGTATTGGCTCTCTGGATGAAGAAGGTTCATTTTTTGTGGGTTGTAATGGATTTTTTTGTTTCCAAAATGTTGATCAGGTGCAGTAATATTTCCTTCATACAAGCACCCGCTCAAGT containing:
- a CDS encoding YczE/YyaS/YitT family protein; protein product: MGKKYTLHPVVIQYSVFMLGLAVMGFGIGTMIEANLGVAPWDTLHIGLQKTFGLTIGTWSQIVGLMIIVSSYVIGKIKPSVGMFLNMFFFGLFIDLFMWLGWIPVGSTVVERMVLFAAGLLIYTFGTGMYISPRLGAGPRDSFMLALHERTGWDISKVRIGIECTVTLLGFLLGGPVSVGTLVTAFSIGPLIKRFIPFWERVMKKLYGGGVTAPERELAK
- a CDS encoding metallophosphoesterase family protein — protein: MKMAALYDIHGNLPALHAVLNELEEVAPDLIVIGGDIISGPMPVETLERLFQVKTPIRFIRGNCDREVVTAYEGSPLRPEMSEKGRETTEWVAKQLQSSHRDFLSQLPAHSTHSVEGLGEVLFCHATPDSDEEIFTPLTLQNRLDEIFRDVKQNTVICGHTHIQFELEVGHVRILNAGSVGMPYADEPGAYWLLIGPNGHEFRRTSYDVKAAADEIQKSSLPIAQEFAE